A single window of Pseudoduganella plicata DNA harbors:
- a CDS encoding response regulator — protein sequence MDSKADDASEGWMIEDEVPDTDDPAAPAPAPWKVLIVDDDVDVHVVTKFSLSNAVFMGRRLSFLHAYSGEEALQMLRQHDDIALVLLDVIMETTDAGLRVATRIRDELHNALVRIVLRTGQPGQALEHGIILDYDINDFWCKTDLTTRKLFTTVIASLRGYHSLSEAQRLVAAVQTQLAALQQPLQAAVEAVRAGTDWSGTVALGEPAVRMTLAARPAAGHGSPPVTV from the coding sequence ATGGATTCGAAAGCTGACGACGCCAGCGAAGGCTGGATGATTGAAGACGAAGTACCGGACACGGACGACCCGGCCGCGCCAGCCCCGGCGCCGTGGAAGGTGCTCATCGTCGATGATGACGTCGACGTGCACGTGGTCACTAAATTCTCGCTCAGCAACGCCGTCTTCATGGGTCGCCGCCTGAGCTTCCTGCACGCCTATAGTGGCGAGGAGGCTTTACAGATGTTGCGTCAGCACGACGACATCGCCCTTGTCTTGCTGGATGTGATCATGGAGACGACCGATGCAGGCCTGCGTGTGGCCACGCGCATCCGGGACGAGCTGCACAACGCCCTGGTGCGTATCGTGCTGCGCACCGGCCAGCCCGGCCAGGCGCTGGAGCATGGCATCATCCTCGATTACGACATCAACGATTTCTGGTGCAAGACCGACCTCACTACCCGCAAGTTGTTTACGACCGTGATCGCATCGCTGCGGGGTTATCATAGCCTTTCCGAAGCACAGCGGCTGGTTGCCGCCGTGCAGACGCAACTTGCGGCGCTGCAGCAGCCGCTGCAGGCAGCTGTCGAGGCCGTCCGCGCGGGTACGGACTGGTCGGGCACCGTCGCACTGGGCGAGCCGGCCGTCCGGATGACGTTGGCTGCACGCCCTGCTGCCGGCCACGGGTCGCCACCGGTTACTGTATAG
- a CDS encoding chromate transporter, whose protein sequence is MTQPPAPPPGSVPHPRPRSRRDLFVAFTLLALQGFGGVLPVVQREMVERRRWMTQEDFVEEWAVAQTMPGPNVVNLSIVIGNRYFGVSGALAALAGMLLVPSLVVLALATVYAQFSDNPRVAGALRGMGAVTAGMIAATGIKLAATLTRHPLPLPVTATLAGLAIVALAALRLPMPGVLAVVGGIGCVLTWRRLTP, encoded by the coding sequence ATGACCCAGCCGCCCGCGCCTCCTCCCGGTTCCGTCCCCCATCCCCGGCCGCGCTCGCGGCGTGACCTGTTTGTCGCCTTCACGCTGCTGGCCCTGCAGGGCTTTGGCGGCGTCCTGCCCGTCGTGCAGCGCGAGATGGTCGAACGCCGGCGCTGGATGACGCAGGAGGATTTCGTGGAAGAATGGGCCGTCGCGCAGACGATGCCCGGGCCCAACGTCGTGAACCTCTCCATCGTCATCGGCAACCGCTATTTCGGCGTGTCGGGCGCGCTGGCCGCGCTGGCCGGCATGCTGCTCGTGCCCTCGCTGGTCGTGCTGGCGCTGGCCACCGTCTACGCCCAATTTTCCGATAACCCGCGCGTAGCAGGCGCGTTGCGCGGCATGGGCGCCGTCACGGCCGGCATGATTGCCGCCACCGGCATCAAGCTGGCCGCAACCTTGACCCGGCACCCACTGCCGCTGCCCGTGACGGCAACCCTGGCCGGGCTGGCAATCGTCGCCCTGGCCGCGCTGCGGCTGCCAATGCCGGGCGTTCTCGCGGTGGTTGGCGGCATCGGCTGCGTGCTGACGTGGCGGCGGCTCACGCCATGA
- a CDS encoding chromate transporter, with the protein MSGDLHIVLTWHDWIDLFAHYMVLSLMSVGGAIATTGEMHRYLVEQHGWLTQQQFTDAIAIAQAAPGPNVLFVALIGWTVGLNAGSYLAAVLGVIVTMVGIMLPSSVIVLLAASWGQRNRELRAVRAFKQGMAPLVIGMLISTGIVLGGANRDPANEWPLYIVSVLAAVILWRTRIHLLWLLGAGALVGALGWL; encoded by the coding sequence ATGAGCGGCGACCTGCACATCGTGCTGACGTGGCACGACTGGATCGACCTGTTTGCCCACTATATGGTGCTGTCGCTGATGTCGGTGGGCGGCGCCATCGCCACGACCGGGGAGATGCACCGCTACCTTGTCGAACAGCACGGCTGGCTGACGCAACAACAGTTTACGGACGCCATCGCCATTGCGCAGGCGGCGCCGGGACCGAACGTGCTGTTCGTGGCGCTGATCGGCTGGACAGTGGGACTGAACGCGGGCAGCTATCTGGCCGCGGTGCTGGGCGTTATCGTCACGATGGTGGGCATCATGCTTCCCAGCAGCGTCATCGTGCTGCTGGCAGCCAGCTGGGGGCAACGCAACCGCGAGCTGCGCGCCGTGCGGGCCTTCAAGCAAGGCATGGCACCGCTCGTCATCGGCATGCTGATCTCGACCGGTATCGTGCTCGGCGGCGCCAACCGCGACCCGGCCAACGAATGGCCGCTGTACATCGTCTCCGTCCTTGCCGCCGTGATCCTCTGGCGTACCCGCATCCACCTGCTGTGGCTGCTGGGCGCCGGCGCGCTAGTCGGCGCCCTCGGCTGGCTGTGA
- a CDS encoding YceI family protein encodes MKKLIAFVATAAAMMTALSAHAAPETYVIDNSHTFARFSYSHLGFSTQESRFNNTTGKIKLDRAAKTGSVDVTIDTKSVNTGSDLFNSHIQGADFFDTAKYPTITYKSTKFNFNGDTLASVDGNLTIKGITKPVQLTVTSFKCMPHPMAKKDACGANATATIKRSEFNAGKYAPNVSDDVQLTFSIEAIKE; translated from the coding sequence ATGAAAAAACTGATCGCCTTTGTCGCCACCGCTGCCGCCATGATGACCGCCCTGTCCGCCCACGCCGCGCCGGAAACCTACGTCATCGACAATTCGCACACGTTCGCCCGCTTCTCGTACAGCCACCTGGGCTTCTCGACCCAGGAGAGCCGCTTCAATAACACGACGGGCAAGATCAAGCTGGACCGCGCCGCGAAGACGGGTTCCGTTGACGTGACGATCGACACGAAGTCCGTCAACACGGGTTCGGACCTGTTCAACAGCCATATCCAGGGCGCGGACTTCTTCGACACGGCGAAGTACCCGACGATCACGTACAAGTCGACGAAGTTCAACTTCAACGGCGACACGCTGGCTTCGGTGGACGGCAACCTGACGATCAAGGGCATCACCAAGCCGGTGCAGCTGACCGTGACGTCGTTCAAGTGCATGCCGCACCCGATGGCCAAGAAGGATGCCTGCGGCGCCAACGCGACCGCGACCATCAAGCGCAGCGAATTCAACGCCGGCAAGTACGCACCGAACGTCAGCGACGACGTGCAGCTGACGTTCTCGATCGAGGCCATCAAGGAGTAA
- a CDS encoding putative signal transducing protein yields the protein MSDQHPNDYRLVARRLEPTEAHLLRGCLRAAGIAAVVADDQHGQVNFLLAPALGGTRVLVPEADLEAARAVLAAYERGDFMLPDAIDVGPAPVD from the coding sequence ATGTCGGATCAGCACCCGAACGACTATCGCCTGGTGGCGCGCCGCCTGGAACCCACCGAAGCCCACCTGCTGCGCGGCTGCCTGCGCGCCGCCGGCATTGCCGCCGTTGTCGCCGACGACCAGCACGGTCAGGTCAATTTCCTGCTGGCGCCCGCACTGGGCGGCACTCGCGTGCTCGTGCCGGAAGCGGACCTGGAGGCGGCGCGCGCCGTGCTGGCCGCCTACGAGCGGGGAGATTTCATGCTGCCCGATGCGATCGACGTGGGGCCTGCGCCGGTCGATTGA
- the epsC gene encoding serine O-acetyltransferase EpsC, with protein sequence MTIDTFDGTGVKPAHWDLDAVVAALRVSREATHNIRHQRRIRELPSREALTTIVNGLFAVLFPTHYGRPNLTDESIDYFVGDTLNTTLNRLTEQVRRGLQFAEGVDAAETTEDALTRQAHEITRQFAASLPHIRALLVSDVQAAYAGDPAATSIAEIMLCYPGTIAILHYRLAHRLHQLGSPFIARMMCDISHSLTGIDIHPAAQIGASFFIDHGTGVVIGETAILGERVRLYQHVTLGAKRFPADASGMLIKGTPRHPIVEDDVVIYAGATILGRITIGAGSTIGGNVWLTQSVPPNSSVSQAQMRSD encoded by the coding sequence ATGACTATCGACACTTTCGACGGCACCGGCGTCAAGCCGGCCCACTGGGACCTGGACGCGGTCGTTGCCGCCCTGCGCGTCTCGCGGGAGGCAACGCACAATATTCGCCACCAGCGGCGCATCCGCGAGCTGCCGTCGCGCGAGGCGCTGACAACCATCGTCAATGGCCTGTTCGCCGTGCTGTTCCCCACCCATTACGGCCGCCCGAATCTGACCGACGAAAGCATCGACTACTTCGTCGGCGACACGCTGAACACGACACTGAACAGGTTGACGGAGCAGGTGCGCCGCGGGTTGCAGTTCGCCGAGGGCGTCGACGCGGCGGAAACGACGGAGGACGCGCTGACCCGCCAGGCGCACGAGATCACGCGCCAGTTCGCCGCCAGTCTGCCGCACATCCGCGCGCTGCTTGTCTCGGACGTGCAGGCGGCGTATGCGGGCGACCCGGCCGCGACGTCCATCGCGGAAATCATGCTGTGCTATCCCGGCACGATCGCGATCCTGCACTACCGCCTGGCGCACCGGCTGCACCAGCTGGGCTCACCGTTTATTGCCCGCATGATGTGCGATATCAGCCATTCGCTGACGGGTATCGACATCCATCCGGCCGCGCAGATCGGCGCCAGCTTCTTCATCGACCATGGCACCGGTGTCGTCATCGGCGAAACGGCGATCCTGGGCGAGCGCGTGCGGCTGTACCAGCACGTCACCCTGGGCGCAAAGCGCTTCCCGGCCGATGCGTCGGGCATGCTGATCAAGGGAACGCCGCGCCACCCGATCGTCGAAGACGACGTGGTGATCTACGCCGGCGCCACGATCCTGGGCCGCATCACCATCGGCGCCGGCTCCACCATCGGCGGCAATGTCTGGCTGACGCAAAGCGTGCCGCCGAACAGCAGCGTCTCGCAGGCGCAGATGCGCAGCGACTGA
- a CDS encoding multidrug effflux MFS transporter — translation MNFLLTVLLAGLTMVGPLAIDTYLPSFPAIGAEFGATPLAVQQTLSLFLFCFAFMMLFYGTLSDTFGRRPIILVSLVLYIAACVGGALAGSLGFLLVCRVLQGLASGAGSVVSRAIVQDRFSGAEAQKILGHIMMVFGLAPALAPIIGGWLQVTYGWRSIFWFLTAFGVVMLFAVWRWLPESLAQKDRHPFHFKTIAGNYLKVLRHRQFLLLAVALGVAFGGFALYIGSAAYFIMHILHLPETSFAWLFIPLVAGMVVGSAVSGKVAHRYRQETLIWVAYAGMGLAGVANVAYTYWFTAAIPWAVLPLFFYSLALALAMPPLSLIALNHFPNNNGLAASLQSFIQMTLFALVSGLVAPLLFDSAFKLACGVLGCLAVSLVAWMLAQAGEHAGLREQR, via the coding sequence ATGAATTTTCTGCTGACAGTGCTCCTGGCGGGGCTGACGATGGTCGGTCCGCTGGCGATCGACACCTATCTACCTTCCTTCCCGGCTATCGGCGCCGAGTTCGGCGCGACCCCGCTGGCGGTGCAGCAGACGCTGTCGCTGTTCCTGTTCTGCTTCGCGTTCATGATGCTGTTCTACGGCACGCTGTCCGACACGTTCGGCCGCCGCCCCATCATTCTCGTCTCGCTCGTGCTGTACATCGCCGCCTGCGTGGGTGGCGCGCTGGCCGGCTCGCTGGGCTTCCTGCTGGTGTGCCGCGTGCTGCAGGGCCTGGCCTCGGGCGCCGGCTCGGTCGTCAGCCGCGCCATCGTGCAGGACCGCTTTTCCGGCGCCGAGGCGCAGAAGATCCTCGGCCACATCATGATGGTGTTCGGCCTGGCGCCGGCGCTCGCACCGATCATCGGCGGCTGGCTGCAGGTGACGTACGGCTGGCGTTCGATCTTCTGGTTCCTGACGGCGTTCGGCGTCGTCATGCTGTTCGCCGTCTGGCGCTGGCTGCCCGAAAGCCTGGCGCAGAAGGATCGCCACCCATTCCATTTCAAGACCATTGCCGGCAATTACCTGAAAGTGCTGCGGCACCGCCAGTTCCTGCTGCTGGCCGTGGCGCTGGGCGTGGCGTTCGGCGGCTTTGCGCTGTACATCGGCTCGGCCGCCTACTTCATCATGCACATCCTGCACCTGCCGGAAACGTCGTTCGCGTGGCTGTTCATTCCACTGGTGGCTGGCATGGTGGTGGGATCGGCGGTGTCGGGCAAGGTGGCGCACCGCTACAGACAGGAGACGCTGATCTGGGTGGCGTATGCGGGCATGGGCCTCGCGGGCGTCGCCAACGTGGCGTACACATACTGGTTCACGGCCGCCATTCCGTGGGCCGTGCTGCCGCTGTTCTTCTATTCGCTGGCGCTGGCGCTGGCGATGCCGCCGCTGTCGCTGATCGCGCTGAACCACTTCCCCAACAACAACGGGCTGGCCGCATCGCTGCAGTCGTTCATCCAGATGACGCTGTTCGCGCTGGTGTCGGGCCTCGTCGCGCCGCTGCTGTTCGACAGCGCGTTCAAGCTGGCCTGCGGCGTGCTGGGATGCCTCGCCGTCAGCCTGGTGGCCTGGATGCTGGCGCAGGCCGGCGAGCATGCCGGCCTGCGCGAACAGCGCTGA
- a CDS encoding helix-turn-helix transcriptional regulator: MNTADQILFLLKTRGPKTAQQLAEILDLTSMGTRRHLEAAQEKGLVHYADVAEKVGRPSRRWLLTEAGHARFPDRHADLTVQLIDQVRQLFGDAGMDKLITSREVASEAFYRETVGDAATPLPQRVAALAQARDGEGYMAEVEALPDGSLLLVENHCPICAAARACQNFCRSELEVFQRVLGPDCNVERTEHQLAGSRRCAYRIVPA; encoded by the coding sequence ATGAACACCGCCGACCAGATCCTGTTCCTGCTCAAGACGCGCGGGCCGAAAACCGCGCAGCAGCTGGCGGAAATCCTCGACCTGACGTCGATGGGCACGCGTCGCCACCTGGAAGCGGCCCAGGAAAAAGGTCTGGTGCATTATGCCGACGTGGCCGAGAAAGTAGGCCGGCCGTCGCGCCGCTGGCTGCTGACGGAAGCGGGCCACGCGCGCTTCCCCGACCGTCATGCCGACCTGACCGTGCAGCTGATCGACCAGGTGCGGCAGCTGTTCGGCGATGCCGGAATGGACAAATTGATTACATCGCGTGAAGTGGCCAGCGAGGCGTTTTACCGGGAAACGGTGGGCGACGCCGCAACGCCGCTGCCGCAACGGGTGGCGGCGCTGGCGCAGGCGCGCGATGGCGAGGGTTATATGGCGGAGGTGGAGGCGCTGCCGGACGGCAGCCTGCTGCTGGTCGAAAATCACTGTCCCATCTGCGCGGCGGCGCGCGCCTGCCAGAATTTCTGCCGCTCGGAGCTGGAGGTGTTCCAGCGCGTGCTGGGGCCGGACTGCAACGTCGAGCGCACCGAGCACCAGTTGGCGGGCTCGCGGCGCTGCGCTTACCGCATCGTCCCGGCCTGA